Genomic segment of Arachis hypogaea cultivar Tifrunner chromosome 16, arahy.Tifrunner.gnm2.J5K5, whole genome shotgun sequence:
AAAAAGGATGTTGGATTTAAATGGgaaaaggaacaagaaattgcatTTCATACCCGAAAAGACTATTTGTATTCTACTCCTATTCTTGTTTTATCTAACTTTGATAAAACCTTTAAGATTGAATGTGATGCTTCTGGGATTGGTATATGTGCTGTTTTGATGCAGGAAAAATGAGCCATTGCCTTCTTTAGTGAAAAGTTGAATTTAGCTCAACGTAAATATTCAACATACGACAAAGAATTATTATGCTTTTGTTCGGACTTTGGAGGTTTGGCAACACTACCTCTTACCTAAGGAGTTTGTGATTCACACAGATCATGAATCTTTAAAGTACTTAAAAGGACAAGGTAAGCTTGATAAAAGACATGCTAAATAGGTGAAATTTATTGAAACATTTCCATATGTGATTTCCTTTAAACAAGGTAAAGAGAATGTCGTTGCTGATGCTTTATCTCGGAGGTATGCTTTGATTACTACACTTACTTCTAAGTTGTTAAGATTTGAGTTTTTAAAGGAGTTGTATGCAACTGATTCtgacttttctgttatttatgcCTCTTGTGAACATAGTgcatttaacaaattttatagaCATGAAGGTTTTCTATTTCGTGTTAATAGAATTTGTGTACCTGCTTGTTTTATAAGGGACTTACTTGTTCTTGAATCACATAATGGGGGTTTGATGGGTCATTTTAGTATGCATAAGACATTGGATGTGTTATCTAAACATTTTTACTGGCCACAGATGCGTAGAGATGTTGAAAAATTTTGTACTAAGTGTATTGCATGTAAACAAGCTAAATCTAAGTCTTTGTCACATAGTTTGTATGCCCTTTATTTGTTCCTATGCATAAGTGGGTTGATATTTTTATGGATTTTGTTCTTGGTTTGCCTTGAACTAAAAAAGGTAGAGATAACATTTTTGTTGTGGTAGACAGATTTAGTAAAATGATTCATTTTATTGCATGCCATAAAACTGATGATGCAACAAATATTGCTGATATATTCTTTAGAGAGATTGTGTGCTTGCATGGTGTTCCCCAAACTATTATTTCTGATCGCGATGTAAAATTTTTGAGTCATTTTTGGAAAGTTTTATGGGGTAAATTAGGCATAAAATTATTATACTCTACTACTTGTCATCCTCAGACTGATGGTCAAACTAAAGTAGTAAATAGAATATTAGGGACCTTATTACGTATTGTTGTTGGTAAGAATTTGAAAACTTAGGAAGATTATTTACcttttattgagtttgcttataataaAACCATTCATTCTTCTactgatttttctccttttgaacTTGTGTATGGTTTTAATCCTTTAACTGTTTTGGACTTATTACCTTTGCCTTTGAGTGATCTTGTTAGCTTGGATGCAGAAGGTAAAGCTGAAAAAGTTTAAGCTATGCACTTGAAAGCACGTGAGTtgcttgaaaagaaaaataaattgacaGCTCAACGGGTGAATAAAGGTCGAAGACAACTTATCTTTGAACCTGATGACTGGGTATGGGTTCATTTGAGAAAGGAGAGGTTTCCTACTCAAAGAAAATCCAAGTTAGCCCATAGGGGTGATGGTCCATTTCAGGTGCTCGAAAGGATCAATAACAATGCTTACAAGATTGACCTTCCAGGTAAGTATAATGTGTCAGCTACTTTTAATGTCTCTGACCTATCTCCTTTTGATTTGGATGCAGATTCGAGGACGAATATTTTTCAGGTGGGAGGGAATGATACGAGCCCTGTGGGACAAACTGAGAACTGTCATATGCCAATTGGTCCAATTACAAGAGCAAcaactaagagaataaaagaaggtTTTGCAAACATGGCTAAATCATTTGTTCAGGAGATGCATCAAGAATTGGGCAAGGCAATAATTAACAATTATCAAAAGTCAAATGTCTTACTATTTACAAGATGCATTGAAGACTCTCATTAGTCAAGATGAATGAAAAAGACATCACCttcttagaatttattttatatttattttatttttgttgttttgtttgttttaggcCCAGTTATGATTTGACCCATTTTTTTATTCTAGTGAACTTATGAGTTAGGGTTTTAAACTTAAGAGGTATAAAAACCCTCTAAAACCTGGTAACcactttttttctttaatttttgatgaatgaaaatttttttgagtttCTTTGAGAAAATTGGGTGTGAATAGGTGAGGTAGAGTGATTCCCTTAGTTGTTGCATCAGAAAATCAAATTGAGGTAGAGgagtccttttttttttttattttccatctTATCCTAGGTTACATTCCGTATCACCTCTCGTATCGCAATCCAATTTCCAACACCTTACCATTTAGTTCAGCCATACGAATGCTGTCTTTCACCCTTTTATCACCATCAAGCCAGACTTTGGTCTTGAGAATTCGAGATTCTCTTCCACGAACAGAGAAAAAATCAATGTCTATCACCTCTTCAATTTTCTCCCCAAGTCTTTTTCCAACCTGAATAGTTTTAAACTGCTCAGACAGACCCATACTTGGATCTAGATTGGAAAATAAGTATTATTTTTCTGGTCGTGTTCATTCGATTCAATCCATCTTCTCACATGCAAGATATAATCCTTAAAGAGTCAAGGAGATCCTTTTTCAATTATGAGAACATCAAGATCATCCTCAAAGAAGAATTGGAATTGATTAGGACCTCTCTCAATCGATCGGAACCTCTCCGGTTTACCCCTTAAGGTATTGTCAATTGTGCCAATCTATCTGCAAAGAGTCTTCTCGAGAGACTCTTAATACAAGTCTCCAATCCTGAGAATAATCTTCCGTCTCCAATACCACAATATCTTAATCATCCTCCTCACTACCTGGATCGATTTTAGAGTTTTTTCGTCCACCAAAATTTATATTGGATTGAGAATGCTAATTAAGGAGAAATTGATTATAAGGTAACGAGAACTAGGAGTACAAATTGATGTGATCAAAGAAGAAGATagaaatagaaaagtaaaaaagagatgaaaagattaaaattttaaataaagcaCTCATAAAATTCTAGTAAAACTCTAAGGCTGCGTTTGAAGATagaaatagaaaagtaaaaaagagatgaaaagattaaaattttaaataaagcaCTCATAAAATTCTAGTAAAACtctaaggctgcgtttgttttcaaagacaggacagaacatgacactgagacagagacaataggacggagacagtaaaaattattgtttgtgtattgtgtttggatacgatgtacaagacactaatgtaatgtccagtattatgtttggatatacatggacaagactaaaatattatttgaaatgactaaaataaccattgattctaaattttctacgttaagtacaaactaatttaatAGAGAATGAGAGTACGTAGGAGTACAAACGAaacttgaaaaatatttgaagagaccaaaatttttaataaaaaaatatataataatatttatattaaaataaaaattataaatatatttattttatttttaaatttattattaatatgtaggaatacatatggttaagattaataaaaaatagatgagtttgattaataaaaaaatttgtttaggttaataagccaaattaattttaaataaaaaattaattttaaaaaagaattcgtttttacatgaaaaaatagtttttgcatataaaaatctatttttgtttagaaaattattttttttggtctaaaaactgatttttctttaaattatataaaatcaattataacttataaattattttttagcattttaaaagatcaattttacctttaataatatttatttttcaaaagtttcaagactaattataggaaaaataagaagggataatagtggaataataaaaaatatctatggacaaaaaagaaagcaaaatttataaaaaagtccGTGTCCACTCTTCTAAATCCCGTATCCATTTGTCCTTGgtaaaagagtggacacaaaaatataaaaaactatcTCAGAGACAATGTGTTTTGTGTCCATGTCTCTGCTTCCAAACACATTTTAAACATGTACTGTCTCTGTCTTTATGTTCTGTCttcgaaaacaaacgctacctaacagAACACTAAAAGAGAGTCTGatacattaaatatatatacaaatttattttaggtttaattattctgttggtccttatagtttcgtgaaattttcaattaggttcctatactttttttctttttaattgggttcttgcaccaaattttttttcaattaagtttcTTTTAGTCCCtttttagtagtaattggcttaattttatagggacccaattaaaaaaaaagaattggtacagaaacctaaataaaaaaaaaaaagtatagggacccaattaaaaaaaattttttggtataagaactcaattaaaaaaaaaagtatagacacctaattaaaaattttacgaaactataagaactagtagaataattaaacctttattttatactaaaaatacattaaaattaaattcattgaaCAAAGAGTttggataaaattaaatttttatgtgaAAAACCCTTAAAAGTTACTCCCCTCTCCAAAATACCGtacaaaaatagtaaaatacataCCCCCTCTCTCTTGCAAACCGGACTCATACTCCATCgtcatcataatcataatcatcatctTCAGTATAAtcccaaccaacaaccaatctcTTTCTGTCTCATGTGCTATGATTCTTCCTTCTATAACCCTCTCTCTCGATGTACAGTGATTAATGATAGTCCCATCTCACCTTCCAGAAGCCCTTTTCTTGAATCAAACTctactccaccaccaccaccaccgccaatTTCTATTCTTTCTTTAATCTAATGTCCAAAAATATTTGCTTTTCGTTAGGAAATAGAACAACAATAAACATATATTAAAAGTGGGGTTttgttttgagagagagagagagagagagagagagagagagagagagagataggaaCCCctgaaatcaaattttcaatcaattaGTTCCCAAAAATGACGGAAGTGCTGCAATCCCCATCTCAGTTACCTTCACCTTCAAGCTGTTCGAGCAATAGTCCGTGTGGTGGGTCGCACCAAACTGCCCTTATTAACAGCCCCAACAACACAGTGGAAATTGAAGGTGTGGTGCTTCAGTCCCAATTGGATttggcagaagaagaagaagagggagaatgTGAAAAGACAGAAAAGGACAGAGAAAGAGATCAGCTTTCTATTTTGACTCTCTTGATTGAAACTTTCAGGAAATCTTTGATAGGTTGCAGTGCTAGCAGCAGCGCTGGagacctttcttcttcttcaatggagattGGGTGGCCTTCTAATGTGAGACACGTGGCACATGTAACCTTTGATCGGTTCCATGGCTTTCTTGGTTTGCCTGTTGAATTCGAACCTGAGGTTCCCAGAAGGCCTCCAAGTGCAAGGTCAGTTTCACGCTTTCGTTCTAAATCTCAATCACAATTATTGGATTTGTTCATTCATTACTTGCCATaaatttctttttcctcttttatcTTTGTGCGTGTCTTTTATTTGTGTTACTATCATATTATTTTCCCTTTTATTGCTCATCTGGTTCCATTCAAGTTCATGcaattggtaaaaaaaaaaggggtctTTTCTTGGATAACATTCCTTTTAAGAATCCACACATGATTCTTAATAAATCTCAAATTAGTTCCTTATTTTAGATATGAAGTTAATATATTATGTTGATTACATTACTAGTTGCACAATTGTGGTGGTTCTTAAGTCATTGTAGATTTGGAACCCCTTTTTTTCCTTCTTCCAAATCGATTTTTGTTCTGTCCATGTGGAACCTGAAGTTGAATATAGAAATAGGGCGTATAATTGAAGGATCTCCATAACAGTATAACTCATAGTTCTGAATTTTCAGTAAATGGATCGACTTCCATGCTTATGCCGAGTCATGTTATCCACTCCCCTTCTATGCTCTAAATCTAAAAGCCAACCTACTGGTAGAATGATATTTGCCACCTTGCCAATTATCAAATTTACAAGTGAACAATGGCAACAACAGTGTTGAATTGTAATATAAGGTGCCTTAATTTGCTAGCATGAATCATGCCAATGGTAACCAGTGATGGGAGAAAAATGAGCAGCAGGGAAAAATTGTTGATCTAGGGTGATTTCTTCTCTGAAAATCTAGGGTGCCTCACAATGCCACGGATTTAGTTTATCATCATAAAACAATCGATTATCTTTTGCACCTGAGATGGtgcataataatattaaaattatacatACCTTCTGCCCCTAGTTCAGCCTATCTATTTGTTGATCTAGTTTTGATGATGTTCACATATCTCCTCTACCATATTAGATGTCTGCTAGATTCATTCTGAATTATATCTTcttgtttaattttgatatattttatttgttttctacagTGCAAATGTTTTTGGGGTTTCAACAGAATCTATGCAGCTTTCTTTTGATGCCAGAGGAAATAGTGTACCTACGATTCTGCTTTTGATGCAAAGACATTTGTACGCACAAGGAGGTCTGCAGGTAATTTTTTAGCTCCTATATGTTCTTCTCTTCTCAGTTTGTTCGTGGGAATCAAATGTGATTCAGATTTCAAATAACATTACTTGCTTGAACAAAAAATGTGATGTTGTGGATGAACAATCTGTAGTCCCCCTACCCCTGCAGGCATCTGTTTTTTTCCAGAAACATTTTGCTCGATTTGCTATTTAATTTCAATCTACTTGGAGTTACAATTTTAAGTGTACATCCAGGCTGAAGGGATCTTCAGAATTAATGCTGAAAATGGTCAAGAGGAGTCAGTGAGGGAACAATTAAACAGAGGAGTTGTACCAGAAGGCATTGACGTGCATTGTCTGGCAGGTCTTATAAAGGTATTAGTACGATTCAATATTTGCTTCCTTTTTTTTCCCCATTCAGCACTACTTTTTGTTTCAAATATTTAGAGATTCATCTGAAATCAGGTTCTTGGATGTCGGTTCTGTTCAAACGTGCTATTTGGAAGTTATCTTGGTGATAATCAATGCATTTATGCCAATTGTTTTCCATTTATCTACTTTGGAGTGGAATGGTGGATACATTAACGAAACCTCTAACTAATCAATGCTTCTTTGCAGGCTTGGTTCAGAGAACTGCCCACTGGGGTATTAGACCCACTTTCGCCAGAGCAGGTGATGCAGTCTCAGTCAGAGGAAGAATGTTCTCAGCTTGTGAGGCTACTTCCACCGACAGAAGCTGCTTTGCTAGATTGGGCAATAAACCTAATGGCTGACGTTGCTCAACTGGAACATCTGAACAAAATGAACGCACGCAATGTTGCAATGGTTTTTGCACCAAATATGACTCATGTAAGTTTTTGTTAAAAAGTTCCTACCCTCCAGTTTTTTTGCTTGAAATATTGAATGCTTGCCAACTTCACCTTTTGTTTTGCATTTCTCTCCTTTCTTCCATGTGGTTAGTTCATCTGTCTTCTATGGAAGTAACCAGTGGTATgtagtttaaactttaaaatagCGAACATAATCATCCTAAGCACAGCCCTTTAGATGATTAATGTTTCCTAGGACTGACATACTATGTTCAAACTTGAAAAGTGTATTTTAAGCTAgtaaaattgtaattttctttatatatagcACTTCGTACAAAAATTTATAGCATCAGTCAAAGATTCCGGTTGATCTATTCTACCATAACTGCTTTTCTGATTGGCTATCGTATGATGTCTGTGTATATCTACTATTTTGGGTGCAGCATTTTCCCGAGCCCTATGCGGATGTTTGTGCATGTGGCTTTTCTTGTTTGCAGTATGATATGTAAAACTATAGTACTGGTCTGAGTTTATGAATTTGATGCTAGAATTACATTTCTGCATTGTCTATTTCAGATGGCAGATCCTTTGACTGCTTTGATGTATGCAGTACAAGTCATGAATTTCCTCAAGACACTTGTCGTGAAGACACTGAGAGATAGAGAGGAGTCTATGGTAAATTCCAATCCTGTTTCCAACCTAAATTCTTTTGATGACGATGGGCACCACAGCACTTCACAACTGATCCTAAAAGATGACAGTGAAAGTGAAAAGGATTGTAATGAAGAGGATAAAGAATTTGTTACTGAAGAACCTTCTCAACAAAGCCCTAGTCATGGTACAGAAGACAGCTGTGAAACTGAAAGTGGATCCAAAATTTTAGACAGCTGTGAAACTGAAAGTGGATCCAAAATTTTGACGACATCCACTGAAAATTTCATTTCTAGAGAAAATAGGTTGCTAGTTGATACTTGTCCGTGCAATCTCGTCTCGCAGCTTTGTTCTATGGCAATCGGACTTCAAGACTCTAACAACCTTGCTTCTGCTGAGTGTAAGGAGGATCAATCAAATATCTGCAAGAGCAAAAGCCTTCAACTGAATACTTCTAAGTTGATTGACCTTCCAGCAGCAGGATCCACAGAAAAGAACCTTGGAACCTCAATTATTGGCCGTATAAATTCAAGAACGGAGTTGGCCGAAGCTTGGCGTTGAGCCATTGAATGCCATTTGATTTTCTTGTCTTGCTGCCTGTGGAACAGATAGCAG
This window contains:
- the LOC112754517 gene encoding rho GTPase-activating protein 4 — translated: MTEVLQSPSQLPSPSSCSSNSPCGGSHQTALINSPNNTVEIEGVVLQSQLDLAEEEEEGECEKTEKDRERDQLSILTLLIETFRKSLIGCSASSSAGDLSSSSMEIGWPSNVRHVAHVTFDRFHGFLGLPVEFEPEVPRRPPSASANVFGVSTESMQLSFDARGNSVPTILLLMQRHLYAQGGLQAEGIFRINAENGQEESVREQLNRGVVPEGIDVHCLAGLIKAWFRELPTGVLDPLSPEQVMQSQSEEECSQLVRLLPPTEAALLDWAINLMADVAQLEHLNKMNARNVAMVFAPNMTHMADPLTALMYAVQVMNFLKTLVVKTLRDREESMVNSNPVSNLNSFDDDGHHSTSQLILKDDSESEKDCNEEDKEFVTEEPSQQSPSHGTEDSCETESGSKILDSCETESGSKILTTSTENFISRENRLLVDTCPCNLVSQLCSMAIGLQDSNNLASAECKEDQSNICKSKSLQLNTSKLIDLPAAGSTEKNLGTSIIGRINSRTELAEAWR